A single window of Chloroflexota bacterium DNA harbors:
- a CDS encoding sugar kinase, whose protein sequence is MIIALGDLMLDIVVQSSSFVLHGTDCAARASISPGGSAANFAVWATRLGAKTGLIAKVGDDLFGHALLHDLEQEKVASGVVMGKETTGFTLMILDQSGEHTMLAARSANATLSIEELDWALLDQADWLHLTAYSFFEDKPREAALAAIQYMKERGKPVSLDPASSSYLQRIGAAAFLPLAQGVDVFFPNLDEGRAVTGEHEPEQILRALLPHFPIVVLKMGENGAIAGTRDTMLYCPGFSVPVVDTTGAGDAFAAAFVVTWLTRHDLAAALSEGNRLAAGVIQVAGARAMASLPAP, encoded by the coding sequence ATGATCATCGCTCTCGGCGACTTGATGTTGGACATTGTCGTTCAGTCTAGTTCATTCGTCCTGCATGGCACTGATTGCGCCGCGCGGGCCAGCATCTCACCAGGGGGTTCAGCCGCCAATTTCGCCGTATGGGCAACTCGTTTAGGAGCCAAAACAGGACTCATCGCAAAAGTAGGCGATGACCTGTTTGGTCACGCACTGCTTCATGATCTAGAGCAAGAAAAAGTCGCAAGTGGCGTGGTCATGGGGAAGGAAACAACGGGTTTTACGCTGATGATCCTTGACCAAAGCGGTGAACATACCATGCTGGCAGCACGCAGCGCCAACGCGACACTGAGCATTGAGGAGTTGGACTGGGCGTTGCTGGACCAGGCAGATTGGCTCCATCTTACTGCATATTCTTTCTTCGAGGATAAACCGCGGGAGGCTGCACTGGCAGCCATCCAATATATGAAGGAACGAGGTAAACCAGTCTCACTTGACCCTGCTTCATCTAGCTATTTGCAGCGAATTGGGGCGGCAGCTTTTCTTCCGCTGGCACAAGGAGTGGATGTGTTTTTCCCAAACCTAGATGAAGGGCGCGCAGTGACAGGAGAACACGAACCAGAGCAAATTTTGCGCGCTCTACTGCCGCATTTTCCTATAGTTGTCCTCAAAATGGGAGAGAACGGCGCTATAGCGGGAACAAGGGACACGATGCTCTATTGTCCAGGCTTTAGCGTGCCCGTCGTGGACACGACTGGGGCTGGGGATGCTTTTGCCGCCGCCTTTGTCGTGACCTGGCTAACCCGGCACGATTTGGCGGCGGCTTTGAGCGAGGGCAATCGCCTCGCAGCAGGGGTAATTCAGGTGGCTGGCGCACGTGCTATGGCAAGCCTACCCGCTCCTTGA
- a CDS encoding homoserine dehydrogenase, with amino-acid sequence MKTYRFALVGIGNIGRSLLRILLQKQDMLGARFGLQLSLVAAVDSSGAALHDGGLDISQVLHLKETGQSVAVYPQYGQRGWTALDALKQSNAHLLIELSPTNLKHGEPGLSAITWALEHGMDVVTANKGPLVLAYQRLAALSAEKKRQFLFSGAVAGGLPTVNIGRRDLVAAKILRVEGVFNTTTNYILVRIAESGLSFEDALAEAQRAGVAEANPSLDIDGWDAANKLIIVANSVLGMPATLQDVSVQGIRGIDRTQLLHAQERGHAIKLLATAELFGESYKLAVRPTELPLEHALARLTKWQMGVVYTTDINGTITAIIEEEGTMATAGAVLRDTINLLTARGGS; translated from the coding sequence ATGAAAACATATCGGTTCGCTCTGGTCGGCATTGGCAACATTGGTCGGAGCTTGCTGCGCATTCTACTGCAGAAGCAAGACATGCTTGGTGCGCGCTTTGGCCTGCAACTGTCTCTAGTCGCCGCAGTGGACTCATCTGGGGCAGCGCTTCACGATGGTGGGCTGGACATTAGCCAAGTCTTGCACTTGAAGGAAACAGGCCAAAGCGTCGCTGTCTATCCACAATATGGACAACGTGGATGGACAGCTCTGGATGCTCTAAAACAATCCAATGCGCATCTCCTTATTGAATTGTCGCCGACCAATCTGAAACATGGCGAACCGGGCTTGTCCGCCATAACCTGGGCACTTGAGCACGGCATGGATGTCGTGACAGCCAACAAAGGGCCCCTCGTGCTGGCCTATCAGCGTCTAGCAGCGTTGTCAGCAGAGAAAAAGAGACAGTTTCTCTTCAGCGGCGCAGTGGCTGGGGGCTTGCCCACCGTGAACATTGGACGCCGGGACCTGGTTGCGGCAAAAATCCTACGCGTGGAGGGTGTCTTTAACACCACCACGAATTATATCCTAGTCCGTATAGCGGAAAGCGGCCTATCCTTCGAGGATGCTCTCGCAGAAGCACAACGCGCAGGAGTTGCCGAGGCTAATCCAAGCCTAGACATTGATGGCTGGGATGCTGCCAACAAATTGATCATTGTGGCCAATAGCGTACTGGGCATGCCTGCCACTTTGCAGGATGTATCGGTGCAGGGCATCCGCGGTATAGACCGAACCCAATTGCTGCACGCGCAAGAGCGCGGGCATGCGATCAAACTACTGGCCACTGCCGAACTTTTTGGAGAAAGCTACAAACTGGCTGTACGCCCTACGGAGCTACCTCTGGAACATGCCCTAGCCCGTCTCACCAAATGGCAAATGGGCGTGGTGTACACTACAGACATCAATGGAACTATCACGGCTATTATCGAAGAGGAGGGCACGATGGCTACTGCCGGAGCTGTGCTGCGCGATACCATTAACCTACTTACCGCGCGAGGGGGCTCATGA